The following proteins come from a genomic window of Synechococcus sp. NB0720_010:
- a CDS encoding peptidylprolyl isomerase, with the protein MVRSLLLALLLVLSPFGLVACAAPSPTASYGCGTAGVPCLQGKALVELKTSKGVVQLSLDGAEAPLTAGNFVDLVRRGAYNGTVFHRVVKEPIPFVVQGGDPQSSKPETPVSALGTGSFIDPSSGQPRFIPLELLFEGESGPRYGEIVTSPTQQQRLKLPHERGSLAMARSSDPNSASAQFYIALRALPELDGRYAVFGRVTKGMDVVDQINQGDKLISASVLEGGTLVRDAN; encoded by the coding sequence ATGGTGCGCTCCCTTCTTCTCGCCCTCTTGCTGGTCCTTAGTCCCTTTGGACTGGTGGCCTGCGCCGCCCCCTCGCCGACGGCGAGCTACGGCTGCGGAACAGCGGGAGTCCCCTGCCTGCAGGGCAAGGCCCTGGTCGAGCTCAAAACCAGCAAGGGTGTTGTTCAGCTGAGCCTGGACGGGGCGGAGGCCCCCCTGACCGCTGGCAACTTTGTCGATCTGGTCCGCCGCGGCGCCTACAACGGCACCGTCTTCCACCGGGTGGTCAAAGAGCCGATTCCCTTTGTCGTTCAGGGCGGCGACCCCCAGAGCTCCAAGCCCGAAACCCCTGTCTCGGCTCTGGGAACCGGCAGCTTCATCGACCCCTCCAGCGGCCAGCCGCGCTTCATCCCCCTGGAACTGCTGTTTGAGGGTGAATCCGGCCCCCGTTACGGGGAGATTGTGACCAGTCCAACCCAGCAGCAGCGTCTGAAGCTGCCCCATGAGCGCGGCTCCCTGGCGATGGCCCGCTCCAGTGATCCCAACTCAGCCAGCGCGCAGTTCTACATCGCCCTGCGGGCCCTGCCTGAGCTCGACGGTCGCTATGCCGTCTTTGGCCGGGTGACCAAGGGGATGGATGTCGTCGATCAGATCAACCAGGGCGACAAGTTGATCAGCGCCAGCGTCCTAGAGGGCGGAACGCTGGTGCGCGACGCCAATTAG